One genomic segment of Candidatus Binatia bacterium includes these proteins:
- a CDS encoding cob(I)yrinic acid a,c-diamide adenosyltransferase, producing MPIHINRVYTRTGDKGDTGLVGGKRLPKDSLRIEAYGTVDELNAVVGLARVFNQEAAPSSGRDRLEDILKRIQNELFDLGSELATPPEAFYEGMFRMGDEEVKALEQLMDACEKDLDPLKSFVLPGGGRVSAFLHQCRTVCRRAERVVVRLQREEDIGSGPIRYLNRLSDLFFVLSRWIGKHSGEHEFLWERGLRSHDRKVKQKG from the coding sequence ATGCCCATCCACATCAATCGCGTCTACACGCGCACCGGGGACAAGGGTGACACCGGCCTGGTTGGGGGCAAGCGTCTGCCCAAGGACAGCCTGCGCATCGAGGCGTACGGAACCGTCGATGAGCTCAACGCGGTCGTCGGGCTGGCACGGGTGTTCAATCAGGAAGCCGCACCCAGCAGCGGGCGCGATCGCCTGGAAGACATCCTCAAACGCATCCAGAACGAGCTGTTCGATCTTGGCAGCGAACTCGCCACGCCACCCGAGGCGTTTTACGAAGGCATGTTCCGGATGGGGGACGAGGAGGTGAAAGCGCTGGAGCAACTGATGGACGCGTGCGAGAAGGACCTCGATCCGCTCAAGTCGTTCGTCCTGCCCGGCGGCGGCCGGGTGAGCGCGTTCTTACACCAGTGCCGTACGGTCTGCCGGCGTGCGGAGCGAGTTGTCGTGCGGTTGCAGCGCGAAGAAGACATCGGCTCGGGGCCGATACGGTATCTAAACCGCCTGAGCGATCTCTTCTTTGTGCTGTCGCGCTGGATCGGCAAGCACAGCGGAGAGCACGAATTCCTGTGGGAGCGCGGGTTGCGCTCGCACGACCGCAAGGTGAAACAGAAAGGATGA